Proteins from a genomic interval of Mycobacterium conspicuum:
- a CDS encoding ribbon-helix-helix domain-containing protein, with protein sequence MRTTRQLSITLPNDMADALRERVRSGEYASESEVIREGLRALFARDQAIEAWLRDEVAAAYDAVVADPSRAVTAQRVRARLAAEQAGGV encoded by the coding sequence ATGCGAACGACGCGGCAATTGAGCATCACACTCCCAAACGACATGGCTGATGCGCTTCGCGAGCGGGTGCGCTCGGGGGAATACGCCAGCGAGAGTGAGGTGATCCGCGAGGGCCTACGGGCATTGTTCGCCCGCGATCAGGCTATTGAAGCGTGGCTTCGTGACGAGGTGGCCGCCGCCTACGATGCCGTCGTCGCCGACCCCTCGCGCGCGGTCACCGCGCAGAGGGTACGGGCTCGGTTGGCCGCCGAGCAGGCCGGGGGCGTGTGA
- a CDS encoding Pycsar system effector family protein → MNPDPIEAAWKIHAAVVDWTGKVDTKASFALTIEAALLAGVVTLSGERRVFSNLGGRAVVWYVLGNLLLIAAVLCAAWVVRPRLRGANLKAEAADNFIYFGHLRHLTPEAVQERLEGTDLLSVLSKQLVEMSKIAWMKHRLVLLSMSLAPIGVLALGICATY, encoded by the coding sequence ATGAACCCCGATCCCATCGAGGCCGCCTGGAAGATCCACGCTGCCGTGGTCGACTGGACCGGCAAGGTCGATACAAAGGCGTCGTTCGCGCTAACAATCGAGGCCGCACTTCTGGCCGGAGTCGTCACGCTGTCTGGCGAAAGACGCGTGTTTAGCAACCTCGGCGGGCGGGCGGTAGTTTGGTACGTCCTTGGCAACCTGTTGCTTATCGCTGCCGTTCTATGCGCGGCGTGGGTGGTGCGCCCACGTCTTCGCGGAGCCAATCTCAAAGCAGAGGCGGCGGACAACTTCATTTACTTCGGACATCTACGACACCTGACGCCGGAAGCCGTTCAAGAGCGGCTTGAAGGGACCGATCTTCTCTCCGTTCTTTCGAAACAGCTCGTGGAGATGAGCAAGATCGCTTGGATGAAGCACCGACTCGTCCTGCTATCGATGAGCCTTGCACCAATTGGTGTCTTGGCTCTAGGCATCTGCGCGACATACTGA
- a CDS encoding helix-turn-helix domain-containing protein, with translation MVTSSLSRIWLRDELSTTVAPHAAKTYGLSRQQLHRLLKRYHQGGLEAVDPRSRRPASNPRAVRDDVIIAIVRLREQLSADGLDGHAGPRWNPGSSDSSGVDRAR, from the coding sequence GTGGTCACATCCAGCTTGAGCCGGATCTGGCTAAGAGATGAGTTGTCGACAACGGTCGCACCTCACGCAGCCAAGACCTACGGGTTGTCTCGTCAGCAATTGCATCGACTGCTCAAGCGCTACCACCAGGGCGGTCTAGAGGCCGTTGACCCACGGTCGAGGCGCCCAGCCAGCAACCCCCGCGCGGTGCGCGATGACGTCATCATCGCCATCGTGCGACTGCGCGAACAACTCAGCGCCGACGGTCTAGATGGGCACGCTGGACCCCGCTGGAATCCCGGCTCTTCGGATTCCAGCGGGGTTGACCGCGCTCGCTGA
- a CDS encoding MmpS family transport accessory protein, whose product MLRLVKRVWIPLVVVVALIIGGVAVGRLNGVFPGPGLPKPDPRDATPPYAAKTAIYEILGPAGTTGVVNWMDADAQPQKASFTTLPWSQTIVAEMPGIFAYVVAQGDSPSIGCRITVDGTLVDQQHVDGRNAQVSCLDKSA is encoded by the coding sequence GTGCTGAGGCTGGTCAAGCGGGTATGGATCCCGCTGGTCGTGGTGGTGGCGCTCATCATCGGCGGTGTTGCGGTGGGCCGACTCAACGGCGTCTTCCCCGGACCCGGCCTGCCCAAGCCCGATCCGCGCGACGCGACGCCGCCGTATGCGGCCAAGACCGCGATCTATGAAATCCTGGGACCGGCCGGGACAACGGGCGTCGTCAACTGGATGGATGCCGACGCGCAACCGCAGAAAGCCAGCTTCACCACGTTGCCGTGGTCGCAGACGATCGTCGCGGAAATGCCCGGCATCTTCGCCTACGTCGTCGCACAGGGTGACAGCCCCTCGATCGGCTGCCGGATCACCGTCGACGGCACATTGGTCGATCAACAACACGTCGACGGCAGAAATGCGCAGGTTTCCTGTTTGGACAAGTCCGCGTGA
- a CDS encoding type II toxin-antitoxin system HipA family toxin → MARRELRVYLDGTPAGTLTQSSQGRLGFVYDETYVGALEPTPLSLSIPIHANRHRDKAIRMYLEGLLPDSEGVRQRWGRQYHVSPNNPFGLLAHVGRDATGAVQILPPDVDAADARSRSGDIQWLSETDLADLVEDVAAHQTDWDPGRFAGRWSLPGAQPKVALFRDPVSGQFGIPRDSTPTTVILKPAIAPYAQHHINEALCLRAAREAGLLAAECEVRQIGDTQVFVSTRYDRLHDETGWRRVHQEDMCQSLSVHPSLKYQSDGGPGVGDIADLLSRLPIEDRDVNAERFFKALAYNVLIGATDAHAKNYSLVLIGSRAQVSPMYDVASAAPYDQHERLRSSMKIGDHWKMLDVTNSDWRNVGRRLGIPGDEGVAWVAELRAELPGAFERAVRSLPSTVKVAATRMAERIVQHVVGTWKPNVDRGVMRG, encoded by the coding sequence ATGGCAAGGAGGGAGTTACGGGTCTACCTCGACGGGACGCCGGCTGGAACGCTGACCCAATCCAGTCAGGGCAGGCTGGGATTCGTCTACGACGAAACATACGTCGGCGCGCTCGAGCCGACCCCGCTGTCGCTGTCGATACCCATCCATGCGAATCGGCACCGCGACAAGGCAATTCGGATGTACCTCGAAGGCCTGCTCCCGGACAGTGAAGGCGTACGACAGCGGTGGGGCCGTCAGTACCACGTGTCCCCCAACAATCCCTTCGGCCTGCTTGCTCATGTCGGCCGGGACGCAACAGGCGCGGTCCAGATCCTGCCACCGGACGTTGATGCTGCCGACGCGCGGTCTCGAAGCGGCGATATTCAGTGGCTGAGTGAGACCGATTTGGCCGACCTCGTCGAGGATGTCGCAGCCCATCAAACCGATTGGGATCCCGGCAGGTTCGCGGGGCGGTGGAGCCTCCCGGGGGCGCAACCGAAGGTCGCATTGTTCCGCGATCCCGTATCCGGGCAGTTCGGAATCCCGCGTGACTCCACACCGACAACGGTCATCCTGAAGCCCGCCATCGCCCCTTACGCGCAGCACCACATCAATGAGGCGCTGTGCCTGCGCGCCGCGCGTGAGGCCGGTCTGCTCGCCGCTGAATGCGAGGTGAGGCAGATCGGTGACACCCAGGTGTTCGTGTCGACTCGTTACGACCGGCTGCATGACGAGACGGGATGGCGCCGAGTCCACCAAGAGGACATGTGTCAGTCGCTATCGGTACACCCGAGCCTGAAATATCAATCCGATGGCGGGCCCGGGGTCGGCGATATCGCAGATTTGCTCAGCAGGCTGCCGATTGAGGACCGCGACGTCAACGCCGAGCGCTTTTTCAAGGCTCTGGCCTACAACGTGCTCATCGGCGCAACGGACGCCCATGCCAAGAATTACTCGCTCGTCCTCATCGGGTCGCGCGCGCAGGTATCACCTATGTATGACGTAGCCTCCGCTGCGCCGTACGACCAGCATGAGCGCCTGCGGTCCTCGATGAAGATCGGCGATCACTGGAAAATGCTGGACGTCACCAATTCCGACTGGCGAAACGTTGGACGCCGGCTGGGGATACCGGGGGATGAAGGCGTGGCCTGGGTGGCAGAACTCCGGGCTGAGCTGCCTGGCGCATTCGAACGCGCTGTACGTTCGTTGCCGTCGACTGTCAAGGTTGCGGCGACGCGGATGGCCGAGCGGATTGTCCAGCATGTCGTCGGTACATGGAAACCCAACGTGGATCGCGGAGTAATGCGGGGGTGA
- a CDS encoding alpha/beta hydrolase — protein sequence MTSPADPVDETFEPLADGVSARADVSTEGSNVCRAGALAALLRGATAARSGLTTELRAIGFSERIIGSGARDWAGQNPLQRVGVFGQAFAPDLDQTRMSRWAEMNENDDPRPAVEFLIAMLGSSLERESAAAAAALWRGLDLGVELSPRSIAARRRIYDRLFFGPRYDDDLWLLRPFGLEEQLFGLDVGETQPWDPDRWLNIYEQLQFRLGQDRYVDAFVIAATVSARLYQALQSPDSIVRSLAIAALVRVADGPPPAKDHRDSRSTGVSATPTVSTIIHGTTAYMGDWWRPQVGDFHRFIHDNYRPNLYSGGGRFSWSGAYSAKHRSRAAQDLVAWIADLAPHGIQSLFGHSYGGEIASRAVNLGAPIQQLVLLSTPVTRQVKAAAAAGARIVDVRLPLDPVLALELRPQRLARRENVTRVITSWRLSHSATHEESVWVSEDIARRGHIQLEPDLAKR from the coding sequence ATGACATCGCCCGCCGATCCAGTAGACGAGACGTTCGAACCCCTCGCGGACGGGGTAAGTGCCCGCGCCGACGTGAGCACCGAGGGCAGCAACGTCTGCCGGGCAGGTGCCCTCGCTGCTTTGCTCCGAGGCGCCACAGCGGCAAGGAGTGGGCTCACTACCGAGCTACGGGCGATCGGCTTTTCCGAACGCATCATCGGAAGTGGTGCTCGCGATTGGGCCGGGCAAAATCCGCTCCAACGTGTAGGAGTCTTCGGCCAAGCATTTGCACCCGACCTCGACCAAACGCGGATGAGCCGGTGGGCCGAGATGAACGAAAATGACGACCCGAGACCGGCTGTCGAGTTTCTTATCGCAATGCTGGGCAGCTCTCTTGAACGCGAGTCGGCTGCAGCCGCTGCTGCGCTGTGGCGGGGACTCGATCTTGGCGTGGAGTTGTCGCCGCGGTCCATTGCTGCCCGACGGCGAATTTATGACCGACTGTTCTTCGGTCCGCGATACGACGACGATCTCTGGCTGCTGCGTCCGTTCGGGTTGGAGGAGCAGTTGTTCGGCCTCGACGTCGGGGAGACGCAACCGTGGGACCCGGACCGATGGCTAAACATCTATGAACAACTGCAGTTTCGCCTCGGCCAGGACCGCTATGTCGATGCATTCGTGATCGCGGCGACGGTGAGCGCCCGGCTCTACCAGGCCCTTCAATCGCCAGATTCCATCGTTCGGTCGCTGGCAATTGCCGCGCTCGTACGGGTCGCCGACGGACCGCCACCGGCAAAGGATCATCGCGACTCCAGGTCGACCGGAGTCTCGGCAACGCCTACTGTCTCGACGATCATTCATGGCACGACGGCGTATATGGGCGACTGGTGGCGGCCGCAGGTCGGCGATTTCCACCGCTTCATCCATGACAACTACCGTCCAAATCTGTACAGCGGCGGCGGACGCTTCAGCTGGAGCGGCGCTTATAGCGCTAAGCACCGCTCCAGAGCAGCACAAGATCTCGTCGCGTGGATAGCAGATCTAGCGCCACACGGTATCCAGAGCCTGTTCGGGCATAGCTACGGTGGCGAGATCGCCTCCCGTGCAGTAAATCTCGGTGCGCCGATCCAACAGCTCGTTCTGCTCAGCACACCCGTCACGCGCCAAGTCAAGGCCGCTGCAGCAGCCGGCGCCAGGATCGTCGATGTACGGCTTCCGCTTGATCCGGTTTTGGCGCTGGAGCTCAGGCCGCAACGCCTCGCGCGCCGCGAAAACGTGACACGAGTAATCACATCTTGGCGACTGAGCCACAGCGCCACCCACGAAGAATCTGTCTGGGTGTCGGAGGACATTGCCCGGCGTGGTCACATCCAGCTTGAGCCGGATCTGGCTAAGAGATGA
- a CDS encoding helix-turn-helix domain-containing protein: protein MQIKTMGDLGVLVRSARTARGMTQADLAARLKTGRDWVVRLEKGHPRLEAQRVLDALRVLGVSLDATAPEAQSNDRAKRQGGAAPEKSDSARTADPFAALFGSKDA, encoded by the coding sequence GTGCAAATCAAGACGATGGGCGATCTCGGTGTACTCGTTCGTTCCGCGCGAACTGCCCGCGGGATGACCCAAGCTGACCTCGCAGCACGACTGAAGACAGGCCGCGACTGGGTCGTTCGCCTTGAGAAGGGGCATCCACGCCTCGAAGCGCAACGGGTGCTCGATGCATTGCGGGTTTTAGGGGTGAGCCTCGACGCGACCGCGCCCGAGGCTCAATCGAACGATCGCGCCAAACGTCAGGGAGGGGCTGCGCCCGAAAAGTCTGACTCGGCGCGGACGGCTGATCCTTTCGCCGCGCTGTTCGGAAGCAAGGACGCCTGA
- a CDS encoding MMPL/RND family transporter has product MSSDSSDTDEIPVARPTEVEHKPRLARTIRALALPIVVIWLLIAVGVNVFVPQLEAVAEDVSVPLSPSDAPSVTGMKHIGEKFKEYDSDNLVLVTLVGDKPLGQDAHRYYDDLVKKLRQDTKHVEHALDFWGQRFTASGVESYDHKSAYVQVNLRGDQGGAVGDKSVDSVRKIVAESKPPPGVKAYVAGQGALTDDTIVVGNASLFKMTIITVIIIAIMLMFVYRSIGTVLLTMVILFVGLATGRGVVALLGDTGIMGLSTFAVNLLTALAIAAGTDYAIFMVGRYQEGRERGLGREAAYYDTFAGVTKVVLGSGLTIVGALACLHFTRLPYFSSLAFPCAVGLLVVVAAGVTLTPALIAFASGFGLFDPKRKFNYTRWRRLATAIVRWPAPILATSVILAIVGAIGLAGFNPRYNDLYYLPKSAASVQAYTAADQHFTQARLNPDLLMIESDHDLRNPTDMLVLDKIAGALFHVPGIERVQSITRPLGPPIQDGSIPFQLSVQSAPVRDNLNYLKERVADIKKITGYLDTLIALLERQYAVTQNLANAADDSAKTAANTAAITDEIRDHIADFDDFWRPIRSYFYWEKHCFDIPICWSLRGLFDALDGFDKLAEQFHHLTTDLNDTAKATRELLAIIPQNIATSKAIRDTTLTIYSTFDSLIDQFDRLTDTNAVMGKSFNDSQVESLFYLPPEIFSNPDFQLGLSLMVSPDGKAARFIITHSVDPATTEGIASVDQERKAAKEAIKLTSLQNADIYLGGTAATFHDIATGAKFDLMIAAVASIVLIFIIMVIVTRALVAAGVIVGTIVMSLGAAFGFSTLIWQHLLNFQLHWVATEFALIVLLAVGSDYNLMLVSRIEEEIGAGLKTGLIRGMGLTGPVVTAAGLVFAVTMATMITSDLRAIGQFGTTIGLGLMFDTFVVRSLITPSIMTVMGRWFWWPKRVRVRPASEMLRSVGPRPLVRALLYQPRHAATVDSQP; this is encoded by the coding sequence GTGAGCAGCGATTCCAGCGACACCGACGAGATCCCCGTCGCGCGGCCGACCGAAGTCGAGCACAAACCGCGGCTAGCCCGCACCATCCGCGCTTTGGCGCTGCCGATCGTGGTGATCTGGCTGCTGATCGCGGTCGGCGTCAACGTCTTTGTCCCCCAGTTGGAGGCGGTCGCCGAGGACGTTTCGGTGCCGCTGTCGCCGTCGGATGCGCCGTCGGTGACCGGGATGAAGCACATCGGGGAGAAATTCAAGGAGTACGACTCCGACAACCTCGTCCTGGTGACCCTGGTCGGTGACAAGCCGCTGGGCCAGGACGCGCACCGGTATTACGACGATCTGGTCAAGAAGCTGAGGCAGGACACCAAACACGTCGAACACGCCCTCGACTTCTGGGGGCAGCGGTTCACCGCCTCGGGTGTCGAGAGCTATGACCACAAGTCCGCCTACGTCCAGGTCAACCTGCGCGGTGACCAGGGTGGTGCGGTCGGCGACAAGTCGGTTGACTCGGTGCGCAAGATCGTCGCCGAGTCCAAGCCGCCGCCGGGGGTGAAGGCGTATGTCGCGGGTCAGGGAGCCCTGACCGACGACACGATCGTCGTGGGGAACGCGAGCCTGTTCAAGATGACGATCATCACCGTCATCATCATCGCGATCATGCTGATGTTCGTCTATCGGTCGATCGGCACCGTGCTGCTGACGATGGTGATTCTGTTCGTCGGGCTGGCCACCGGCCGAGGCGTGGTGGCGCTGTTGGGCGACACCGGCATCATGGGGCTGTCGACGTTTGCCGTTAATCTGTTGACGGCGTTGGCGATTGCGGCCGGGACCGACTACGCGATCTTCATGGTGGGCCGCTATCAGGAGGGCCGCGAGCGGGGACTGGGCCGTGAAGCCGCCTACTACGACACCTTCGCCGGGGTCACCAAGGTGGTGCTGGGCTCGGGCCTGACGATCGTGGGGGCGCTGGCCTGTCTGCACTTCACGCGGCTGCCGTATTTCAGTTCGCTGGCGTTCCCGTGCGCAGTCGGGCTGCTGGTGGTGGTGGCCGCCGGGGTGACCTTGACGCCGGCGCTGATCGCATTCGCAAGCGGCTTCGGTCTTTTCGATCCGAAGCGCAAGTTCAACTACACCCGGTGGCGCCGCCTGGCGACGGCCATCGTGCGCTGGCCCGCACCCATCCTGGCCACCTCGGTGATCCTGGCCATTGTCGGCGCGATCGGATTGGCGGGCTTCAACCCGCGCTACAACGACCTGTACTACCTCCCGAAGAGCGCGGCCTCGGTGCAGGCGTACACCGCGGCCGATCAACACTTCACCCAGGCGCGGTTGAACCCGGACCTGCTGATGATCGAGTCGGATCACGATCTGCGCAATCCGACCGACATGCTGGTGTTGGACAAGATCGCCGGGGCCCTGTTTCACGTGCCCGGGATCGAGCGGGTGCAAAGCATCACCAGACCGCTCGGCCCGCCGATTCAAGATGGATCGATTCCGTTCCAGCTCAGCGTGCAAAGCGCGCCGGTCCGGGACAACCTGAACTACCTCAAGGAGCGCGTCGCCGACATCAAGAAGATCACCGGCTATCTGGACACCCTGATCGCCCTGCTCGAGCGCCAGTACGCGGTGACCCAGAACCTCGCGAACGCCGCGGACGACAGCGCCAAGACCGCGGCGAACACGGCGGCCATCACCGACGAAATCCGGGACCACATCGCCGATTTCGACGACTTCTGGAGGCCGATTCGCAGTTACTTCTATTGGGAGAAGCACTGCTTCGACATCCCGATCTGCTGGTCGCTGCGAGGCCTGTTCGACGCCCTGGACGGGTTCGACAAGCTCGCCGAGCAGTTCCACCATCTGACCACCGACCTCAACGACACGGCCAAGGCCACCCGCGAACTGCTGGCGATCATTCCGCAGAACATCGCCACCTCCAAGGCGATCCGCGATACCACGCTGACCATCTACAGCACCTTCGACAGCCTCATCGATCAATTCGATCGGCTGACCGACACCAACGCCGTAATGGGCAAGTCGTTCAACGACTCTCAGGTCGAGAGCCTGTTCTACCTGCCGCCCGAGATCTTCTCCAACCCGGACTTTCAGCTGGGTTTGAGCCTGATGGTGTCCCCGGACGGCAAGGCCGCGCGCTTCATCATCACCCACTCGGTGGATCCGGCCACCACCGAGGGAATCGCCTCGGTGGACCAGGAACGCAAGGCGGCCAAGGAGGCAATCAAACTCACCTCGCTGCAAAACGCGGACATCTACCTCGGCGGCACCGCCGCGACGTTCCACGACATCGCCACCGGCGCGAAGTTCGACCTGATGATCGCCGCGGTGGCCTCCATCGTGCTCATCTTCATCATCATGGTGATCGTCACCCGCGCTTTGGTTGCTGCGGGCGTCATCGTCGGCACGATCGTGATGTCGCTGGGGGCCGCCTTCGGGTTCTCCACCTTGATCTGGCAGCATCTCCTTAATTTCCAGTTGCACTGGGTGGCAACCGAATTCGCGCTGATCGTGCTCTTGGCGGTGGGCTCGGACTACAACCTGATGCTGGTGTCGCGAATCGAAGAGGAGATCGGCGCCGGCCTGAAAACCGGACTCATCCGGGGCATGGGCCTGACTGGCCCGGTGGTCACGGCGGCCGGTCTGGTGTTCGCCGTCACCATGGCCACGATGATCACCAGCGATCTGCGGGCGATCGGCCAGTTCGGCACGACGATCGGGCTCGGCCTGATGTTCGACACCTTCGTCGTGCGATCGCTGATCACGCCGTCAATCATGACGGTGATGGGACGCTGGTTCTGGTGGCCGAAGCGGGTCCGGGTCCGCCCGGCCAGCGAGATGCTTCGGTCCGTGGGGCCGCGCCCGCTGGTTCGAGCGCTGTTGTATCAGCCGCGGCACGCGGCCACGGTGGATTCGCAGCCGTAG
- a CDS encoding Mu transposase domain-containing protein: MLTWEDDVEVHALRKRGWTISAIARHTGFDRKTVRKYLAGDGTPGVRVRPGPDPFDPFVDYVTARLIEDPHLWARTLYDELEDLGFGLSYQSLTRNIRTRSLRPVCEACRSATQRPNAVIPHAPGDETQWDWLELPDPPQSWGWGKTAHLLVGSLAHSGKWRGLLTPSEDQPHLVAGLDRVARGLGGLTRVWRFDRMATVCDPGSGRVTASFAGVAKHYGVAVAICPPRRGNRKGVVEKVNHTAAQRWWRTLADDLTAEQAQVSLDRFARVRGDTRLRATADGRSSVAVVAKAEPLHPVPASPYPVIVCETRTASRQALVSYRGNRYSVPPELAAANVVVSHPVGGDFIDIATASGIVIARHRMAGDGLGVMVRDSGHVIALDTAAMATAATGRPHRRKERIPPGPAAKAAAAQLLHLKQAPSIAVESSSSSTDSTVIDLSAYERAAQNRTIQ, from the coding sequence ATGCTCACATGGGAGGACGATGTGGAAGTACATGCCCTGCGCAAGCGTGGTTGGACGATCTCGGCGATCGCCCGCCACACCGGTTTCGACCGCAAGACGGTCCGCAAGTATCTGGCCGGTGACGGCACCCCCGGGGTGCGAGTTCGGCCCGGCCCGGATCCGTTCGATCCGTTTGTTGACTACGTGACCGCGAGACTGATCGAGGACCCGCACTTGTGGGCCCGCACCCTCTACGACGAATTGGAGGACCTGGGGTTCGGTCTGTCGTATCAGAGCCTGACCCGCAACATCCGCACCCGGAGTTTACGCCCGGTCTGTGAGGCGTGCCGGAGCGCCACCCAGCGCCCGAACGCGGTGATCCCACATGCTCCGGGAGATGAAACCCAATGGGACTGGCTGGAATTGCCCGACCCACCGCAATCGTGGGGCTGGGGCAAAACGGCACACCTGTTGGTCGGCTCGCTGGCTCATTCTGGTAAGTGGCGCGGCTTGCTGACGCCCTCGGAGGATCAGCCGCACCTGGTCGCCGGCTTGGACCGCGTCGCTCGCGGACTCGGTGGGCTGACCCGGGTGTGGCGGTTCGATCGGATGGCCACTGTCTGCGACCCAGGCTCGGGACGGGTGACCGCGTCGTTCGCTGGGGTGGCCAAGCACTACGGCGTCGCAGTGGCGATCTGCCCGCCGCGACGCGGCAACCGCAAGGGCGTGGTCGAGAAGGTCAACCACACTGCCGCGCAACGCTGGTGGCGCACCCTGGCCGACGACCTGACCGCCGAGCAGGCCCAGGTGAGTCTGGACCGCTTCGCGCGGGTTCGCGGCGACACCCGGCTGCGCGCCACCGCCGACGGCCGCTCCTCGGTCGCGGTGGTGGCCAAGGCTGAACCACTGCACCCCGTGCCGGCATCGCCGTATCCGGTGATCGTCTGCGAGACCCGCACCGCCTCGCGGCAAGCGTTGGTGTCCTACCGCGGCAACCGCTACTCCGTGCCCCCGGAACTGGCCGCCGCCAACGTCGTGGTGTCACATCCGGTCGGTGGTGACTTCATCGACATCGCCACCGCGAGCGGCATCGTGATCGCCCGGCACCGGATGGCCGGCGACGGGCTCGGGGTCATGGTGCGTGACAGCGGGCATGTCATCGCTCTGGATACCGCGGCGATGGCCACTGCGGCGACCGGGCGTCCTCATCGCCGCAAGGAACGCATCCCACCCGGCCCAGCCGCCAAAGCCGCTGCCGCGCAACTACTACACCTCAAGCAGGCGCCATCCATCGCCGTTGAATCATCAAGCTCGTCAACCGATTCCACCGTCATCGACCTGTCCGCCTACGAGCGGGCCGCCCAGAACAGGACCATCCAATGA
- a CDS encoding type II toxin-antitoxin system RelE/ParE family toxin: MSLSVVFTPEAEDQLVELYRYIAAAGSVEVAARYTDAIVAYCEELAAFPHRGSARDDIRPGLRTIGFRRRVVIAFAVLDQTVAIIGIFYGGRDYAAILNDPEGGSG, from the coding sequence GTGAGTCTGAGCGTCGTCTTCACGCCCGAGGCGGAAGATCAGCTTGTCGAGCTGTACCGCTATATCGCCGCCGCGGGGTCGGTCGAAGTCGCGGCGCGCTATACGGATGCGATCGTCGCTTACTGCGAGGAACTGGCCGCATTCCCCCATCGCGGCAGTGCTCGTGACGACATCAGGCCAGGGCTGCGCACGATCGGTTTCAGAAGACGGGTCGTTATCGCATTCGCTGTGTTGGACCAGACCGTGGCGATCATCGGTATCTTCTATGGCGGGCGCGATTATGCGGCGATTTTGAACGACCCAGAGGGCGGTTCAGGCTAG
- a CDS encoding ferric uptake regulation protein encodes MATKTKVKTCVHCGHTFDPNDRHRDLYDPEWLPAASVYCSPHCSDRYHCEMGHCCSTRAKAKARREAAKARVG; translated from the coding sequence ATGGCTACCAAGACGAAGGTGAAGACCTGCGTGCATTGCGGCCACACGTTCGATCCGAACGACCGACACCGTGACCTCTACGATCCGGAATGGCTTCCGGCCGCATCAGTTTATTGTTCGCCGCACTGCAGCGACCGGTACCACTGCGAGATGGGCCATTGCTGCTCGACCCGCGCCAAAGCGAAGGCTCGGCGCGAAGCGGCCAAGGCGCGAGTCGGCTAG
- a CDS encoding DUF4268 domain-containing protein has translation MTTPNLGRLSAVAPRKVWAHEAHSFTPWLLENVDVLSDLLGMELELQVAEHPVGGFSLDLLGRDLADDSVVIVENQLEQSDHAHLGQILTYAAGTNPKTIVWTATSFRPEHRAALDWLNEHTDPDTRFFGVEIGVVRIGESVPAPNFRLVAQPNDWGKRVKAATGAGPMTERSKLYWEFWEKFLNRVTSEHPNWTSAKASTRWNWYDLPSGVSGVAYQAVFAQQGLRVQLWFGASDAAVNAKRFAALQQMKVQFEQALGQVAEWDDKPGNKAAAVYVQSEFKDVESVGEWPAMLDWLMDRQVNFRQAVEGVGGVASFA, from the coding sequence ATGACAACACCGAACCTGGGCCGCCTAAGCGCAGTCGCACCCCGTAAGGTGTGGGCTCACGAGGCCCATAGCTTCACGCCCTGGCTGCTTGAGAACGTCGATGTTCTCAGCGACTTGCTCGGTATGGAGCTTGAGCTTCAGGTAGCAGAGCACCCTGTTGGGGGGTTCTCGCTGGACCTCCTTGGCCGAGACCTTGCTGATGACAGTGTTGTCATCGTCGAGAATCAGTTGGAACAGTCCGACCATGCTCACCTCGGCCAGATCCTCACCTACGCGGCCGGAACCAATCCAAAGACAATCGTCTGGACAGCCACGAGCTTCCGCCCCGAGCACCGCGCCGCGTTGGACTGGCTGAACGAACATACCGACCCCGACACGAGATTCTTCGGAGTGGAGATAGGGGTCGTCCGGATTGGAGAGTCTGTCCCGGCCCCGAATTTTAGGCTCGTTGCACAGCCGAACGACTGGGGAAAGCGGGTCAAGGCCGCGACAGGTGCGGGTCCGATGACTGAGCGGTCGAAACTCTATTGGGAGTTCTGGGAGAAATTTCTCAACAGAGTCACCAGCGAGCACCCCAACTGGACATCGGCGAAAGCTTCAACACGTTGGAACTGGTACGACCTGCCTTCCGGCGTCAGCGGTGTCGCGTACCAAGCAGTTTTTGCCCAACAGGGCCTCAGGGTCCAGCTTTGGTTCGGTGCTTCTGACGCCGCCGTTAACGCGAAGCGGTTCGCGGCCCTTCAGCAGATGAAGGTTCAATTTGAGCAGGCGCTCGGGCAAGTGGCCGAATGGGATGACAAGCCCGGAAACAAGGCGGCGGCGGTGTACGTTCAGTCAGAGTTCAAAGATGTTGAAAGCGTTGGCGAATGGCCTGCCATGCTCGACTGGCTGATGGATCGGCAAGTGAATTTCCGGCAAGCGGTTGAAGGCGTCGGTGGGGTGGCCTCCTTCGCGTGA